One Parasteatoda tepidariorum isolate YZ-2023 chromosome 1, CAS_Ptep_4.0, whole genome shotgun sequence genomic window, ATAAGACATTATTACTCGTAACATATTCAACCATTATTAAAGTGATTACCTTTGGGTTAAATATAGAACTAAAaacgagtaaaaaaaatttctgcattaaAATGTAAGTCACTTACCATTATTTTGACATATTTCTTCGAAAGAATATTTATAGGGATACCAAAATTTTAACAGGCTTTGTACAAATCGTAGTTTACAAGATGAATCAAGCATAAAAATCTATTCTTGGTTTTAAGTCTAATGAATAAGGTGAGCATTCTGGTGCTGAATTCAAGAAAATGTGCCTTACACAATTTTTGAATGCTAAGACTGCATAATAGATAACACAATTAACTTTGATTTTTCCAATAATTGGAACATTTGCTTGGctcaatatttaacttttaaaactttagtgaTCGGTATAAGTATTTAGCTTTACcaattatttagaataactcATTCATGCCATACCACCCTTACTAATTATgtagtaaaagtaaaaagataCGAAACTCTCTGTCTCACTATTGTGTCAGTTTTAAAGTGTAGTCAAGTGtatcaaaaaaatcataatcatgtttttaagtTGCAATAAACAAGTATTTAGACCCAAATGCAtcataagatattttatatgcattaactaaagaatcataaaatgaaattcaagaaaataggCATTTACCTTTCACTAACTAGCAAAAAAAGTTAGAGTattcatttattagtttattctaaaagaataataaccaagaaaacactataaaaaacaaagtaaaacaaaaaagtacttaaggaattaaatttataaaaaaaagatatagatttttaaatgtatttttgcacTACCTAAAGcatacaaaatttaacaaataaagttaaaaaaataatgaaaattaaataaattctggtataaataattgtaatataaaattcaaaaaaatttcatatgaagTGCTTACCACATAATTAGGATTAAATTTactatgatttaataaaatctggaataaaaaaaataattaattctggtgtaaataattgcaatgtaaaattaacaaaattaatttgaagaagTACTTaccacataattaaaattaaaacgacTATGACATAGTTTTAGATGCTTCAATAAACAATACAGCTCCATGCAATTTACTCGACACCAAGGACATTGAAAATCATCCCTAGCTTCAGTTTGTTGTCTGGtattgttattatataaaaactgataataaaCTCTAGTCTTTTTGCCTCTTTCTTGCAATACAGATTCTTGCTTTAAACCTGCAAATTAaacatgttatttaatttttttaaaaaaataataagtttctcAACTCTATaggttgagaaaaaaaaagcaaaattaaaatagaatttataaaattttttttcttttttttctgctataCAAGTTATTACAGTTTGTGACTAAGTTCTACATTCAGGCAAAAGAGTaataaaggggggggggaaggtttaaaatacttataaaataaatcatgtaaaaattgTCTGAcattattttgcacaaaaagaaaacatttaaattatttacatactaattaaattttttttagtatgtgCTTTCATTAGCAGTCTAACCAACtgttaagttttatatataaatcagGGTTAAAGagaataagataataataaagtataacaataaaataatgtagaaatattcttttattattttcccttttctcaaGTTTAGAAAATTGGAAATTCAGCCAAAAGTGGGAACAATCTTACACCTGTAActtatgatatttttgttaaatgttgcTTCATAGGatgaaaaataccaaatttaatactataaaaGAATTAACAGCAAgtgtacaaatttatttttaatagatgaaCAGagcaaataagtattttaagacTGTTCAAATTATCCAGAAATAATGGAATGTCCAATAAGattaatttagtaaacaaaaataaaattattagataaaaataaaattattggataaaaataaattatataaatataaaagttataaataattttaaactttagggCATCAAAAATTTACACAGAACACTCATTTACAcccctttaaaaaaagattctcagaattaaacaaaacatatttaatttaaactatgtaGCTTATACAATAAGTTTTtccataaaagaaattaagaagaGATCTTTTCAGAAACTTAACCTACTGCTTAAGCCATCAAGATTAAGTAGATCATCCGGTCGAGCTGATGGTAGGGGTCTATCTACCATTCCTGAAACTAAATTATCCTTCCATTGTAGATGGAATGTAACCAAAGGACCTTTGCCAAATACATCTACAAGATTTAatgtctgaaaataaaattgtttaagatGTTACAAATCTATTGATATAAGCAAGTTTCAAATTGTTAGTTTAGTAGCCCATATAATGATAACACTGTTATAACTGGGCAAGGTAAAATTGTTGATAgggtatttatatatattttgaaatgtagttaaaaataaagtaaaagaaataaacacatTAAGGGtagttaaaattgatatttaaatgagagagaaatcaaaatgttttccaATCACTAATGAGGAAAATAGgatgaaaacatcaaaaccagtttaattATCTGATGAAATCAAAATGAGTTTCGAATAATCACCCTTCAACTTTTCTACTCCCTTTagcaattaaatagatttttagtcTTCCCTTCCTTACTTGAGATTCAATGTATTTTGAtagcaattgttttttaattgcttaaatgatgtattgattgttttttaattgcttaaatctATCACCCCTAATGTGTATGTTTCTTTCAGTTCATTTTAGAgatgatttctaaaaatatatattaaaggcaGTCATTACTGAACACACTacatttatatgattttttagatttttcttccaatttcttACATTAACAAAAAGCCAATATATTACAGCTAGTATGactagtttataaataataactaattttaccTTATCTTTACTATCAGGAAATGTTTCCCATGAAGATAGCTTCTTGGGTGACGATTTTTGCCCTAGTTCTTGCAACACTAGTTGGTACTCACCATCTGTGAGTAAACATCTTTGATGCTTGTCATAGACAACTAGTTCAGCACCATAAATTCTAACCTCCTCTGACtgattttttaagctttttctcTTCTTCTGAGCAGGCTCATctgctaaaatttcaaaaacacaaTATCGcaatataaaaaacagaaataaaaaagcaaaaaggcAAGCAAACCATTCAGtaactaataaacaaatatcatCTGCAGcaagtataagaaaaaaatatatctttttaatacatatatatataaaataaataatacagataaaaaaatttaatatacatataaatttattaatgtttatagaATCAGGGTCGATCCCCATTGGTGGCTTGGGGGccacccagcttcagatcaATGGCTACCAGCTTGCCTGGAAAATAAAGACTGCTTGAACacaatgctgaccacattgcccCAATCATACCGCACGTCATGAAATTGTGAAGCTTTAACCTTTTTCACCCCTTGACCCTTAACAGGCTGTTGCGGGATGTGCTCATATTAGTTGCAAATTACTGTCTAtttcgtcaattttttttttttgcatctatagtttcattattcaaaattttaaatttaattttaacttataacttagaaattatttttgacttagTTTTAgcctttttataaaactaattacaacaaactacaatttgaaaaacaacATATATGCTTTACAAGCATAGACATTTGctacaacaattttttatttttgttgtataaCTGGAAATAATCTAATGAGAAATAAGTCTTTAAAAAACTTGGATTTTCTAATTTgacataattttcattaattcttcATATTCTAATAATAACCCTATTTAATTTGCTATATAAAAAATTCGACACTGTAAAACGACAATcagttaagatataaaactatattaagaTATAACAATAGCTTCTTGGAATCTATAAACAAAGCATGGTCTTACAGATAAATAGGTATttcaaggtttttaaaattatcttaggaaaattcaatatatttaaatcttaagagaaagtaaaaataggTTAATTATATTACTTTGTTGAAAgaggtgtaaaaataaatgactcTTCAAACTTTGTAAACTTGTCTTAAAACTTAACTTGTAACAAGcctcaaaattatgtttttttccccagtGAGCATGCTTTTACAAAGTTAGGTTCGATTCTATTCGAACCAGCCCTAGTTTGCAAGAGCATAACCAATAGAGGTTACAAGTAGTGGCAAATTAGCCCAGAGAGGGTATTCTGTCTAATATCTGGTAAAAGGCTTTGTTGGTGTGTtcattacaaaatgttttccaGAGATATTGCTATTacttaatttacaaccctcacAGAATATTAGAATTTGATTTCAGTCATTatcaacagttaaaaaaattacttattaaaacaaaaaagttatggTACTAAAATgggatcataaaaatttttaagatttaaagaatAGGCATTGCAAATAACAGGGTTCCCACTgaattcaggaaaaaaaaaaaatccctgatTTTTCCCGGTATCTtaggaaaatttcaatgaaaatctaAACCATATTTTCTCTAaaccatgcaatttttcatcaggcaactttgattttttatttgtaatgtcaAATACTAGATCTTGTGAGTAAAGAAATACCACTGAATGATGATAGAATCGTGAAAGTTtaactaaaatgtgaaatttttataacaaataattgtaatagatgttagaattatttaacttgaatcTCAATAACTGTTTACTGTTATTGACAATTCTGAGATGGGTTACTTTCCAGGTATAATGTAGGAGTTTTGCaggtattctttttttttttttttaaattgtaatattccCCTGCttttaagaatcaaaataaaatttcaattccaggttttccctgacTTGTGGAAGAtctgaaataaagtatttttttacttactgaCATCTGAAATATCTCCATTGCAAAATCCATTTAGCTTCATTCGGTTAACTGGACATGTGACACGCAATAAAAGAACATATGACTTGACTAGATTACCATtgcttatattaaaattatcatttggtACAGATATGGCAGTGACTTTAGCAGGAGGATTGTTCATATCAGGATTTCTATGCACTTCACATTTCCctactatttgaaaaaaaaatcttaacaataTACAcacagttttgtaaatttttattaataatacaaagaatttctttaaaatgataattagacacagtgaagaatttaaaataaaatgtatagtataataaaaatagtattacgTAAATAACAAAATAGCACAGCATTTTCTATCCATGACCTtcattttgaatactttttactgatctacaaattttttttactaaaactttgTAATTAACTATGTACAAAAAACTTTCTATATTCAtaagtaagtatttatttattatgatactaattctaacatttatttaattaaattttttttttttttacattttcaagtgTAACTTAACTAGATGTTACCGAAACATAATTAATATGTGTCACCAAAAAATGGCAGGGAGCGCATATCATCTATTTGAGAGCAATATTTGACTCATGAGATGCAGATTGCGCGTTTTTCCATAAAAGAAAGGAGCTGAGATAGCTATGTGGTTATCTAACTTAGCTTTCAATGTGAAGTTAGCTTGAAGTTTGTCTGGCTTCAGATTGATACATACTAGCTTGCCTAGAAAGTAAAGACTGCTTGTGTGCAATGTTGACCATATTGCTACAATCATACTGTTCGACACAAAATTCTGGAGCCCTAACTTCCATGACCCGCAGGGTCCACAACGATTGTTGCAAGTACGCTTTACTTTtacttaataagtaaaataagaaatcagaatttaaactgataaaagttattttataacttatcaATTTAACTTAGCTtgaatcaatgaaaaataaatttagcaattcTAACATTATATTACGAAGTAATGGAAAATAGAAAAGTatcatatgcaaatttttgtcaaatgaCTTATCAATTTATGAAtctaatgaatattttgaatgtattttagGAAAGTCTAGCCTTGactttaaaaacgaaatttaaaaaaaaaattagtattacatatgaatgtcaaaaactaaataaaaaaaacatgaaagaaatattaccTGACATTTGAATAGCTGGGGAGGAAACGTCTTTCCTCTTTTTGTGACATATTTTAGAGAGAGAGGCTTCTACACATACCGTATCTCCAGATCCTTCAAGAATTTGGAAAAAAGGgcattaatatcaaataaaaagtaaaaatatctttgctAGGGTTTACACAAAATACAGAACAGTGAACGAAATTAACACAAAACTAAATATGCAtgtttttgtagtttaaaattacataaaaatggggtgtaatatttttatcaggtggctaaaaattatacatataacATTACATTTGAAAGTTGTACTCTTTTGTGTGTTTTTACTTTACTTAgtgttttagattaaaaaaatattacaattgttattaattattaatattataataatattaataaatattaatattataatgtgttgtattataaaagtttaaagaatttattatttttctccctAACTCTATTCTATGTTATATAATGCAAGCTCAACAGCTATGAGTGCTTCACAGTAATCCTGTGGGGAACTGCAGCTATAATATGAACCCTATCAGCCACAAGAACATTCTGATACATTAAAACCATAtgataaatagttttgttaaatggataacacttaaaaaaaaaaatcatataaataaaatacaattgtggcaatattaaatattttcttttagtcaATCAAAGGTCTAAGagtttctcttttcttttaagcTATTACCTTTCCTTGTTTTTTCAAacacatttaaatcaaaaatagatACCGTACATTCCGGCGTATAACGcgcacttttaatacaaaaaataacattggatTGTACGGGTGCGCGGTATACgccgaatataaaaaattatagattaaaaaaatttaaatatagaaaaatacttttattttaatgaaataacatacctttacccatatactttattgattttcgttattacataaatagttcattatattcGTCTTCCATTATTTCTTCAGGCACGTCATCACAATGTTTCGTCTTCATCATCTGTGTTACCCTCATCCATACATAAATAGTCATCTTCTGATCCGTCCAGATTATTTgaaatgctgcatttttttaatgattttctgaCTATCTCAGGCTTAATGTCATCCCGTGCTTTTAATATCCATTCGCACACTGTTTCCAAACTTGCATGGCGCATATGTCCTCCTCTCTTAAAGGTTTTCTCGCCCTCCAACATCCAAGAGttccactgttttttttttaaaattggcttTAAATGGTTTGTTTAAGCAGACGTCCAATGACTGAAGAAATTATGTCTATCCGCCCGGAATAACTACCATATCGGTGTTACATTCTTTCGTATTATCTGTAAGGTGGGACCAAAACATGTCCCACACTAAAAGGCTTTCTGGTTTTCTATAGATACTAGACGAGATACAATCCAAATTTACAATCCAAATTTTCGTGCGCGTTATACGAagagtatatcttaaaattttaaaaaagttattagaaattaCAGGTGCACATTATACGCCGGGGTGCGTTATGCACCGGAATGTACGGTAAATGATactgaaatacattttacctGAAgacattttataagtattttcaaataccttgataaattataaaattttgctgtcaaatataacatttcagaaaaatgtaattCTCAATNgtattttttaaaaaaaaaaaatctatcttaaAGTTAATGCTTACTACACATAAAAAGAAGTTTAGCAGAGGAATTTCTGTATAATTTTACCTAGGGGCTTAACATTTGGAGTGTTTGACAGAAATGTCTTTTTATGAGAGTTTTGTTTTTTAGCaacttcatttgaaaataagatttttaaaataaatacagcaaaagaataataaaaagaaaccttAATCATAACAAAATCACAAGTGCTATCTCTgaacttgataattttattttttgatatacaagctcttttaattttaagattgagGATAAAGTATACTTTAGTGCTTCTGAGCAGAATTATATTTAACGTTCTGCTAATAGAAGTTTTGggaacattgtaaaaaaaagataaacaaccAACACCTataatttattaccatttttttaaatgaaaattttatttggaaaattaaaattaaaaaagtaacctttaatagttaaatatcaaattatgaataaatgcCTTCAAgttaaaaacaacataattattAACAGCAGAGACTTCGTTTTACTTTAGAGCTTTTGTGTGTAGTAGGTTAACAGATCTTAGATGGACATCTAAAATCATGAAGATAGAGGAGAAAATACAATgcataaagtaaataaattacaaaaaaaaaaaacaaaaacatttactacTAATGAACTACTTTACAAATTatcgaagatttttttaaaaaaatttgaaacagaatgaatccactaaaaaaaatatatattttttttttctccagagaTTTGCACcacaataaaaagattaaatcttacaaaaaaaggaatagtagagtaaatattaaaattttttttaaatgtaatatcaacttttataataaaaaaagaaaatagagagTCCCATAGAAATagttgataaaaacattttctttaaaaagtggGAATagtagaaatcaaaatttacctTTATACATTTTATCATAGTAGCcagtaaatgttattattaaatgacCAGATGgcctaaaaagaaataaaaataattaaccacaaaatttattttatttagcaataatgcAGCAAACATAAACAGCACAAAATTAGTATATATGAAAAGggaatattaagtaaaataagtaataatgaaatggattcattaaattagattattttataaggATAATACAGAAGTCTAAATTAACCTAACctaataaaaaacattgaaacataTAAAGAATTAGGTCTTTCCtgaattgcaattaaaattaaaatacttttgcttcatattttcttgagacattaagaaaaaatttcttaagattttctaaggtacacaatatttttatctgaaacaatattaagctttaaaatgcttaaataaaatttaaatatagttgcCAAGAACATTTTGacagtatattaaaatattgtaacaaaatggaaaaaaaaaaaaactttattaacataTCGCATCCTGGCAAGAAAAGtgacacagtaaaaaaaacagcaatttttgagattatgtcaataaaaaataagtattaagtGTTCCCTCAAGCTCAAAAAATGTCACATCTCTAACTCGCAACTTATCCAGCTGAGGGCAGTTGTATCTAATTCAGAATAATGTTAAAAGTATTCTTTAAGTTGATTTTTCTCCAATGCTGCACTTTTAGAGTTATGACACTGTTCTTGCCGGGGTGCGATATGTAACAAACTAGGATAGATGCTAttgtaatgcaaaataaaatactagtaaaacactttttaatttcagaaaggttatagttttcaaacaaatttcataaatttagtgttttaaatatattttaaagttctgatattttaactaaagtcaaaataaaaatttttttaaaatcataatacaaacacaattcattacaaaacagacaaagaaattaatttatctaggaatctttttattcacttataaCTTTATTGGAGGCTAAATTTTGAACGATAGAATTCATATGAAAATACACCAAAACGTGAAaactaaagaattttatatCAATGGCTACAAAAgccaattttaacttttaaatcaattatccATTACCTATTctcacagaaaaataaaatatggaaatcaatataataatttattttaaaatatttctataccattaaacaaaaaataagcaaaataaatttaattttttcaaaatttattttaaattcaagatttacttatatttgtttttatatatgactataacaaaaataaattaattactttttaatgtcaaattttagttttatagcaGTACAATTTTTCCGAAACCTTTTTATAAAAGGGTTGTATTTTCAagcaacatttaatttatttatttcgttaattGAACTCAACAAAACCTTTATAATACATATTGGTACCATAATAGGTGTTAAATTAAAGAAGCtgagttacaaaaattacaCTCAAACAGAAtagttcttaataaataaacaattagatCAGATCTAGAGCATGATGAAAAAGGGCAAAAAACACTGTGAATACTAGTGGCTTaaaggcaattttttatttctcttgaaaAGTGATTtactatgaatttattaaaatttaatacacacCTTTCAGATGCAAGAGCTCTGTGCCGGGCAGTTACTCTTTCTAAAATGCTGTCAACCTTAAAGAATTtcctgaaaacaaattaattggtttaaaatgtgattaaaacaagaattggtagacattaaaaaaaaaattgttattgctACCATACCCTATAGTTAAAGCcttcatattaataaaagttacgCCTGATTTAGTGCAAAACAAGatagataaaagtattttttaaggcTCAAAGCattcttatcattttaaattaaaattaagataacatactttttttaaaaaaaatctagcaatattcaaattattctcatttttatcaatttatattttgaataaaatctgtgatttcaaatttttttgcaacagcttttaaaatgtatcttaatatttcattcaactATGAaagcttataaataataatacataaaatatatttctcttgttacataagaaattaataattataataaagggAATAGACTGCTTTGCagtattcaaacatttaaaagtctTACAAAATTTTGGGCAACAGTAGTGtagaatacaaaaaataaaaaacttttgtgacatttttaagaattaaagctataagttcttatttatttacttattattaaaaataactaatggaATATATACCTTTTAGCATGAGTTCTTGACATTCGATGTTTCATATAAGACAAGCATCTTTGAAGGAACAAGGgctaaacaataaataatgtattaaccTTAAGCATGTTaaggtaaataattttcagcaaaaagtattttttaaaaaaaaaaaatctatcttaaAGTTAATGCTTACTAcacataaagcaaaaaatacatttacacTAAGAACAAAGCAAAGCATTTACATAGGTAAAACACAACATAGTCTcaaatcaaaactttaattacttgatattttaaaaaattaatttgaatctaAGTTTAAacacaatgtttaaaataatttattatacttttaaagagtttaaacatcgaaaaaaaaaaaaaaataaggagggaaataatacaataatttttagtatcGTAATCAAGCATCAAT contains:
- the LOC107447035 gene encoding polycomb protein suz12 isoform X1, which gives rise to MPPKKREKPTEKETSTDQIKTERELFLQAFEKPTQIYRFLGTRQINSPLFLQRCLSYMKHRMSRTHAKRKFFKVDSILERVTARHRALASERPSGHLIITFTGYYDKMYKGSGDTVCVEASLSKICHKKRKDVSSPAIQMSVGKCEVHRNPDMNNPPAKVTAISVPNDNFNISNGNLVKSYVLLLRVTCPVNRMKLNGFCNGDISDVTDEPAQKKRKSLKNQSEEVRIYGAELVVYDKHQRCLLTDGEYQLVLQELGQKSSPKKLSSWETFPDSKDKTLNLVDVFGKGPLVTFHLQWKDNLVSGMVDRPLPSARPDDLLNLDGLSSLKQESVLQERGKKTRVYYQFLYNNNTRQQTEARDDFQCPWCRVNCMELYCLLKHLKLCHSRFNFNYVILLNHSKFNPNYVPHSRGARIDVSINESYDGSYVGNPNDLHSTGFAFSRTGPARRNPVTHVIVCRPKRPAPSLSEFLEAEDIEPDGHRSYISGHNRLYYHTVTCLSVRPQEIDIDSESENDPTWLRIKTQHMIDEFTDVNEGEKELMKMWNLHVMKYGFVGDCQIPLACSMFIEEHGLKIVTQRLYRNFLLHLCNLFDYGLISASVVYHTMHQLNQIRDEIENKNCLLWSS
- the LOC107447035 gene encoding polycomb protein suz12 isoform X3 translates to MKHRMSRTHAKRKFFKVDSILERVTARHRALASERPSGHLIITFTGYYDKMYKGSGDTVCVEASLSKICHKKRKDVSSPAIQMSVGKCEVHRNPDMNNPPAKVTAISVPNDNFNISNGNLVKSYVLLLRVTCPVNRMKLNGFCNGDISDVTDEPAQKKRKSLKNQSEEVRIYGAELVVYDKHQRCLLTDGEYQLVLQELGQKSSPKKLSSWETFPDSKDKTLNLVDVFGKGPLVTFHLQWKDNLVSGMVDRPLPSARPDDLLNLDGLSSLKQESVLQERGKKTRVYYQFLYNNNTRQQTEARDDFQCPWCRVNCMELYCLLKHLKLCHSRFNFNYVILLNHSKFNPNYVPHSRGARIDVSINESYDGSYVGNPNDLHSTGFAFSRTGPARRNPVTHVIVCRPKRPAPSLSEFLEAEDIEPDGHRSYISGHNRLYYHTVTCLSVRPQEIDIDSESENDPTWLRIKTQHMIDEFTDVNEGEKELMKMWNLHVMKYGFVGDCQIPLACSMFIEEHGLKIVTQRLYRNFLLHLCNLFDYGLISASVVYHTMHQLNQIRDEIENKNCLLWSS
- the LOC107447035 gene encoding polycomb protein suz12 isoform X2; this translates as MPPKKREKPTEKETSTDQIKTERELFLQAFEKPTQIYRFLGTRQINSPLFLQRCLSYMKHRMSRTHAKRKFFKVDSILERVTARHRALASERPSGHLIITFTGYYDKMYKGSGDTVCVEASLSKICHKKRKDVSSPAIQMSVGKCEVHRNPDMNNPPAKVTAISVPNDNFNISNGNLVKSYVLLLRVTCPVNRMKLNGFCNGDISDVTDEPAQKKRKSLKNQSEEVRIYGAELVVYDKHQRCLLTDGEYQLVLQELGQKSSPKKLSSWETFPDSKDKTLNLVDVFGKGPLVTFHLQWKDNLVSGMVDRPLPSARPDDLLNLDGLSSLKQESVLQERGKKTRVYYQFLYNNNTRQQTEARDDFQCPWCRVNCMELYCLLKHLKLCHSRFNFNYVPHSRGARIDVSINESYDGSYVGNPNDLHSTGFAFSRTGPARRNPVTHVIVCRPKRPAPSLSEFLEAEDIEPDGHRSYISGHNRLYYHTVTCLSVRPQEIDIDSESENDPTWLRIKTQHMIDEFTDVNEGEKELMKMWNLHVMKYGFVGDCQIPLACSMFIEEHGLKIVTQRLYRNFLLHLCNLFDYGLISASVVYHTMHQLNQIRDEIENKNCLLWSS